Proteins from one Porites lutea chromosome 3, jaPorLute2.1, whole genome shotgun sequence genomic window:
- the LOC140932151 gene encoding uncharacterized protein, whose translation MSAVVTTVFKGTVGLLIKRGLKSASEKLKDGDVTDQQLRSWIMDEIDNVKSKLDAMARKDLGASISFFREGLVFLDKAMDTKTRDEGASKNVKGANKVKSSTKVDSPEAAKKKRFWPKWFSSNACPMKSLVDQGKKETKSSAAKNEISLTEELDAEAIVDAKKRFEDARRKATEAFNNEVLSPLDRILAMGVRLMATILEKVETPLSTLDACISGLNELHSMPFVAENFSVEIEKGIKSRFSKDERRQIISSVCQINRTIYDFTLLVGSEEWIIFWPCIEIGQEKVDPLRDSRVANTLCKQEISDCSLAWSFGQEGEQELQNLKSAVSIATNTLGQFLVADSTGNECVKIFDVTGKFVKSFFPTEDKRIIHNRKIIAVGTDKDDNIYVLMTKNEKAERVSMASMLLFNHHAQLKHHFTFDLQFEAVTTKATASGLLLVPGHLSLGGRTTSKNVLTNADKHYVMMVDKRGKRMDRLCDDSLGRIRDVAVADDCVMVLDWYSSNVFVFADKSAGKDYRHTSSCQEKSRRCKFHLSGNDKEDRPVSRFSKIRKFPVGKVARAITFHRRSKHVIIASQTKDDHSQLLFYSTEGKFERSIDLNVERGYLITGIAVTIEGRICVAASNFLEEKGKVLVL comes from the coding sequence atGTCTGCAGTTGTAACAACAGTGTTTAAAGGTACCGTTGGCCTCCTCATAAAGAGAGGCCTAAAAAGTGCATCAGAAAAACTAAAGGATGGCGACGTTACAGACCAACAATTACGAAGCTGGATTATGGACGAAATAGACAACGTGAAATCGAAGTTAGATGCAATGGCGAGGAAAGATCTCGGGGCAAGTATATCCTTTTTCCGGGAGGGATTAGTGTTCCTGGATAAAGCAATGGATACGAAAACCCGGGACGAAGGCGCCTCAAAAAACGTGAAAGGGGCCAACAAAGTCAAAAGCAGTACAAAAGTCGACAGTCCTGAAGCAGCGAAAAAGAAACGATTTTGGCCTAAGTGGTTTTCCTCAAATGCTTGTCCAATGAAAAGCCTCGTGGACCAAGGTAAAAAGGAAACGAAGTCTAGTGCAGCCAAAAACGAGATCTCCCTTACAGAGGAACTTGACGCGGAAGCAATCGTTGACGCAAAGAAGAGGTTTGAAGATGCTCGACGGAAAGCAACGGAAGCTTTTAACAATGAAGTCCTCAGCCCTTTGGACCGTATCCTTGCCATGGGTGTTCGTCTAATGGCAACAATATTGGAGAAAGTTGAAACTCCATTGAGTACTTTAGACGCGTGTATATCTGGCCTCAACGAACTACATTCGATGCCGTTTGTTGCAGAGAATTTTAGCGTTGAAATCGAGAAAGGAATCAAGTCAAGATTCAGCAAGGATGAACGAAGACAAATCATTTCCTCCGTCTGTCAAATAAATCGTACCATTTACGATTTCACGTTATTGGTGGGTAGTGAAGAATGGATCATCTTTTGGCCCTGCATTGAAATCGGACAAGAGAAGGTCGACCCCCTCCGTGATTCAAGAGTGGCAAACACGCTGTGTAAGCAAGAGATAAGCGATTGTTCTTTAGCCTGGTCATTCGGTCAGGAGGGTGAACAAGAGCTTCAAAACCTCAAGTCAGCGGTTAGTATAGCAACAAATACCCTCGGGCAGTTCCTTGTTGCCGACTCAACTGGCAACGAATGTGTGAAAATATTTGACGTCACTGGTAAGtttgtaaaatccttttttccTACAGAAGATAAACGCATAATACACAACAGAAAAATCATTGCTGTAGGTACTGACAAAGACGACAACATTTACGTGCTGATGACCAAAAACGAAAAAGCGGAGAGGGTTTCTATGGCTAGCATGCTCCTCTTCAACCATCACGCTCAGTTGAAGCATCATTTTACCTTTGATCTCCAGTTCGAGGCTGTGACAACAAAGGCGACAGCTAGTGGCCTTCTTCTTGTACCGGGACATTTGAGTCTTGGCGGCCGGACAACTTCGAAGAACGTATTGACAAATGCAGACAAACACTATGTAATGATGGTAGACAAGAGAGGAAAGCGTATGGACCGCCTTTGCGACGACTCCTTGGGACGTATCCGAGATGTCGCAGTTGCTGATGACTGTGTCATGGTGTTAGACTGGTATTCCTCCAATGTATTTGTCTTCGCTGACAAGTCTGCGGGCAAAGATTATCGTCACACTTCAAGTTGCCAAGAAAAAAGTCGTCGTTGCAAGTTCCATTTATCAGGTAATGATAAAGAAGATCGTCCCGTGTCACGATTctctaaaataagaaaatttccAGTGGGGAAAGTTGCTCGTGCCATAACGTTTCATCGAAGAAGCAAACACGTCATCATTGCCTCACAGACCAAAGATGACCACTCACAACTGCTGTTTTACAGCACCGAAGGCAAATTTGAACGCAGCATTGACCTTAACGTGGAGAGGGGCTACCTGATAACTGGGATTGCAGTGACAATAGAAGGTCGCATCTGTGTAGCCGCATCAAACTTCttggaagaaaaaggaaaggtcCTTGTGTTGTAA